From Acomys russatus chromosome 2, mAcoRus1.1, whole genome shotgun sequence, one genomic window encodes:
- the Chchd7 gene encoding coiled-coil-helix-coiled-coil-helix domain-containing protein 7 isoform X1 — translation MPLVTRRLRDPDVNPCLLESDASTRCMDENNYDRDRCSNYFLKYKNCRRFWNSVMVQRRQNGVKPSMPTAAERDEILGAMQKMPY, via the exons ATGCCCTTGGTCACGCGGCGGCTGAGAGACCCTGACGTAAATCCTTGCTTGTTG GAATCTGATGCTTCTACCAGATGTATGGATGAAAACAACTATGACAGGGACAGGTGTTCCAATTACTTCCTGAAGTACAAAAACTGCCGACGATTCTGG AATTCTGTCATGGTCCAAAGAAGACAAAATGGAGTTAAGCCGTCTATGCCTacagcagcagagagagatgaaattTTGGGAGCAATGCAAAAGATGCCTTACTGA
- the Chchd7 gene encoding coiled-coil-helix-coiled-coil-helix domain-containing protein 7 isoform X2: MPLVTRRLRDPDVNPCLLVCCTFHILNDYSFTSLRNLMLLPDVWMKTTMTGTGVPITS, encoded by the exons ATGCCCTTGGTCACGCGGCGGCTGAGAGACCCTGACGTAAATCCTTGCTTGTTGGTATGCTG CACATTCCACATTTTAAATGATTACTCTTTTACATCTTTAAGGAATCTGATGCTTCTACCAGATGTATGGATGAAAACAACTATGACAGGGACAGGTGTTCCAATTACTTCCTGA